A window of Lytechinus pictus isolate F3 Inbred chromosome 7, Lp3.0, whole genome shotgun sequence contains these coding sequences:
- the LOC129264706 gene encoding serine/arginine-rich splicing factor 5-like isoform X1, giving the protein MRNSTMKKIKRAFSFPPFCDEPGRSCGPVVLGEVFSSCFVSEVIMSSGRVYVGRLSYQARERDVERFFRGFGRIREINLKNGFGFVEFEDYRDADDAVYELNGKELVGERVIIEHARGPARGRDEYRYGYRRRGGVDKFGGSGGGGGSRSSQRYGPPVRTEHRVIVEHLSTRVSWQDLKDYMRQAGEVTFADAHKQRKNEGIVEFATYSDMKNAIEKLDGTEINGRRINVVEDRPSSSSSRRRSRSHSRSRSRSRRRSRSPRSRSRSRSRSRSRSRSHSRKSRSPRKSPKRSPKRSRSRSLSPKRDSRSRSRSRSKSPRNSRSPSPIEQNNKGMSRSRSPSPRDDD; this is encoded by the exons ATGCGCAATTcaaccatgaaaaaaataaagcgtGCGTTCTCTTTTCCGCCATTTTGTGACGAGCCTGGACGGAGCTGTGGGCCAGTTGTGTTGGGAGAGGTTTTTTCTTCGTGTTTTGTTTCAGAAGTC ATAATGTCAAGTGGAAGAGTCTATGTTGGAAGGTTGAGCTACCAAGCTCGAGAGAGGGATGTTGAAAGGTTTTTCAGAGGTTTTGGTAGAATACGTGAAATCAATCTAAAAAATGGCTTTGGGTTTGTG GAATTTGAAGACTATCGAGATGCTGATGATGCTGTCTATGAGCTGAATGGCAAAGAACTTGTTGGTGAAAG AGTAATTATTGAACATGCCAGAGGACCTGCAAGAGGTCGTGATGAATACAGATATGGCTACCGCAGGAGAGGAGGTGTTGACAA GTTCGGAGGATCTGGTGGGGGTGGTGGTAGTAGGAGCTCACAAAG ATATGGGCCTCCAGTCAGAACCGAACATCGCGTCATTGTGGAGCATCTATCCACCAGAGTTAGTTGGCAG GACTTGAAAGACTACATGAGACAGGCAGGAGAGGTCACATTTGCAGATGCCCACAAACAGCGCAAGAATGAAGG AATCGTTGAATTCGCTACGTACAGTGACATGAAGAATGCAATTGAGAAACTTGATGGAACAGAAATCAATGGACGTCGCATCAATGTGGTAGAGGACAGGccctcatcatcgtcatcaaggAGAAG gtCTAGGAGCCACTCTAGATCTCGTTCCCGATCTCGTCGTCGCTCCAGGTCTCCACGAAGCAGATCTCGAAGCCGCTCCCGTAGCAGGTCCCGATCTCGCTCCCACTCCCGCAAGTCTAGAAGCCCAAGGAAGAGCCCAAAGAGGAGCCCCAAGAGAAGCAGGAGTAGGTCTCTTAGTCCAAAACGCGATAGTCGAAGCCGGAGCCGTTCACGAAGCAAGTCACCAAGGAATAGCAGAAGTCCTTCACCTATTGAGCAGAACAACAAGGGAATGTCAAGATCCAGATCTCCTAGTCCTCGAGATGATGATTAG
- the LOC129264706 gene encoding serine/arginine-rich splicing factor 5-like isoform X2 — translation MRNSTMKKIKRAFSFPPFCDEPGRSCGPVVLGEVFSSCFVSEVIMSSGRVYVGRLSYQARERDVERFFRGFGRIREINLKNGFGFVEFEDYRDADDAVYELNGKELVGERVIIEHARGPARGRDEYRYGYRRRGGVDKYGPPVRTEHRVIVEHLSTRVSWQDLKDYMRQAGEVTFADAHKQRKNEGIVEFATYSDMKNAIEKLDGTEINGRRINVVEDRPSSSSSRRRSRSHSRSRSRSRRRSRSPRSRSRSRSRSRSRSRSHSRKSRSPRKSPKRSPKRSRSRSLSPKRDSRSRSRSRSKSPRNSRSPSPIEQNNKGMSRSRSPSPRDDD, via the exons ATGCGCAATTcaaccatgaaaaaaataaagcgtGCGTTCTCTTTTCCGCCATTTTGTGACGAGCCTGGACGGAGCTGTGGGCCAGTTGTGTTGGGAGAGGTTTTTTCTTCGTGTTTTGTTTCAGAAGTC ATAATGTCAAGTGGAAGAGTCTATGTTGGAAGGTTGAGCTACCAAGCTCGAGAGAGGGATGTTGAAAGGTTTTTCAGAGGTTTTGGTAGAATACGTGAAATCAATCTAAAAAATGGCTTTGGGTTTGTG GAATTTGAAGACTATCGAGATGCTGATGATGCTGTCTATGAGCTGAATGGCAAAGAACTTGTTGGTGAAAG AGTAATTATTGAACATGCCAGAGGACCTGCAAGAGGTCGTGATGAATACAGATATGGCTACCGCAGGAGAGGAGGTGTTGACAA ATATGGGCCTCCAGTCAGAACCGAACATCGCGTCATTGTGGAGCATCTATCCACCAGAGTTAGTTGGCAG GACTTGAAAGACTACATGAGACAGGCAGGAGAGGTCACATTTGCAGATGCCCACAAACAGCGCAAGAATGAAGG AATCGTTGAATTCGCTACGTACAGTGACATGAAGAATGCAATTGAGAAACTTGATGGAACAGAAATCAATGGACGTCGCATCAATGTGGTAGAGGACAGGccctcatcatcgtcatcaaggAGAAG gtCTAGGAGCCACTCTAGATCTCGTTCCCGATCTCGTCGTCGCTCCAGGTCTCCACGAAGCAGATCTCGAAGCCGCTCCCGTAGCAGGTCCCGATCTCGCTCCCACTCCCGCAAGTCTAGAAGCCCAAGGAAGAGCCCAAAGAGGAGCCCCAAGAGAAGCAGGAGTAGGTCTCTTAGTCCAAAACGCGATAGTCGAAGCCGGAGCCGTTCACGAAGCAAGTCACCAAGGAATAGCAGAAGTCCTTCACCTATTGAGCAGAACAACAAGGGAATGTCAAGATCCAGATCTCCTAGTCCTCGAGATGATGATTAG
- the LOC129264705 gene encoding small nuclear ribonucleoprotein Sm D2, with protein sequence MSLLTKPKTEMSQEELEKREEEEFKTGPLSVLTQSVKNNTQVLINCRNNKKLLGRVKAFDRHCNMVLENVKEMWTETPKAGKGKKRSKPVNKDRYITKMFLRGDSVILVLKNPLATAK encoded by the exons ATGTC GCTGTTAACAAAGCCCAAGACAGAAATGAGCCAAGAGGAActggaaaagagagaggaagaagaattcAAAACTGGTCCACTCTCTGTCCTCACTCAATCTGTCAAAAACAACACACAAGTTCTTATCAACTGCAGAAACAACAAGAAGCTACTAGGACGTGTCAAGGCATTTGACAG ACATTGCAACATGGTCCTTGAGAATGTAAAAGAGATGTGGACAGAGACACCCAAAGCAGGAAAGGGCAAGAAGAGATCAAAACCAGTCAACAAAGATCGATATATCACCAAGATGTTTCTACGTGGTGACAGTGTGATCCTTGTTCTCAAGAACCCCCTGGCTACTGCCAAGTAG